The following coding sequences lie in one Mycobacterium sp. DL440 genomic window:
- a CDS encoding YlxR family protein produces the protein MTDGNGTCSVTVDPAASLPGRGAWLHPDQQCAQMAVRRRAFVRALRLTGSPDTSAVIEYVESICEDHRSSG, from the coding sequence GTGACCGACGGGAACGGGACTTGTTCCGTAACCGTTGACCCCGCGGCAAGCCTGCCTGGGCGTGGTGCGTGGTTGCATCCCGATCAGCAGTGCGCACAAATGGCAGTGCGGCGACGAGCCTTCGTCCGAGCGTTGCGACTCACCGGTTCACCGGATACATCCGCGGTGATCGAGTACGTCGAGAGCATCTGTGAAGATCACCGAAGCTCTGGATGA
- the nusA gene encoding transcription termination factor NusA, with protein sequence MNIDMAALHAIEADKGITVDVVVETIKSALLTAYRHTEGHEPDAHIDIDRKSGVVKVIARQTDADGNVLHEWDDTPEGFGRIAATTARQVILQRLRDAENEKTYGEFAAHEGDIVAGVIQRDARANARGLVVVRIGSETKGSEGVIPSAEQVPGERYEHGDRLRCYVVGVTRGAREPMITLSRTHPNLVRKLFSLEVPEIADESVEIVAVAREAGHRSKIAVASRVPGLNAKGACIGPMGQRVRNVMSELSGEKIDIIDYDEDPSRFVANALSPAKVVSVSVIDEAARAARVIVPDFQLSLAIGKEGQNARLAARLTGWRIDIRSDAAPQPDHDVRPGAVHD encoded by the coding sequence ATGAACATCGACATGGCGGCGCTGCATGCCATCGAGGCCGACAAGGGCATCACGGTCGACGTGGTTGTCGAGACCATCAAATCGGCGCTGCTCACCGCGTATCGCCATACCGAGGGGCATGAGCCCGACGCGCACATCGACATCGACCGTAAGTCCGGCGTGGTCAAGGTGATCGCCCGTCAGACCGATGCCGACGGCAATGTCCTGCACGAATGGGATGACACGCCCGAGGGATTCGGCCGGATCGCGGCGACGACGGCCCGTCAAGTGATCTTGCAGCGGTTGCGCGACGCGGAGAACGAAAAGACCTATGGGGAGTTCGCGGCTCACGAGGGCGACATCGTGGCCGGGGTCATCCAGCGCGATGCGCGGGCCAACGCCCGCGGGCTGGTCGTCGTGCGGATCGGCAGCGAGACCAAGGGATCCGAAGGGGTGATCCCCAGCGCCGAGCAGGTGCCAGGGGAGCGCTACGAGCACGGCGACCGGCTGCGGTGCTACGTCGTCGGCGTCACCCGGGGCGCCCGCGAACCGATGATCACGCTGTCACGCACCCACCCGAACCTGGTCCGCAAGCTGTTCTCGTTGGAGGTACCCGAGATCGCCGACGAGTCGGTGGAGATCGTGGCGGTCGCCCGCGAGGCCGGGCACAGGTCCAAGATCGCAGTGGCCTCGCGGGTCCCCGGGCTCAACGCCAAGGGGGCCTGTATCGGCCCGATGGGCCAGCGCGTGCGCAATGTGATGAGCGAACTGTCCGGCGAGAAGATCGACATCATCGACTACGACGAGGACCCCTCCCGGTTCGTCGCCAACGCCCTGTCTCCGGCCAAGGTCGTGTCGGTGTCGGTGATCGACGAGGCTGCGCGGGCGGCACGGGTGATCGTGCCGGACTTCCAGCTTTCCCTGGCGATCGGCAAAGAAGGACAGAACGCCAGGTTGGCGGCCCGGCTCACCGGTTGGCGGATCGATATCCGCAGCGATGCGGCGCCGCAACCCGATCATGACGTCCGGCCCGGGGCGGTGCACGACTGA
- a CDS encoding VOC family protein, which produces MNRGEISEAVGPLGWRLVLGAVYTEVLVPSMADAAAAAAHSVHAAGADASGHLSIDIRSDRAVLRLRTHDAGAVTQRDLDLASEVSQALAARGFELTTAPGAIQAIEIAIDALDIGSVRPFWKAVTGYIDEPGNSDLNAGLVDPFGRGPAIWFQQMDSPRPGQLDASHPPRNRVHLDIDVTHEAAPGRVDAALAAGGTLVSDRVAPRFWVLADAEGNEACICTWQGRD; this is translated from the coding sequence GAGCCGTCTACACCGAAGTCCTGGTCCCGTCGATGGCCGATGCCGCCGCGGCGGCCGCCCACTCGGTGCACGCGGCCGGTGCAGATGCGTCGGGCCATCTCTCGATCGATATCCGCAGTGACCGGGCCGTGTTGCGGCTGCGCACGCATGACGCCGGTGCGGTGACCCAGCGGGATCTGGATCTGGCCAGCGAGGTGTCACAGGCGCTGGCCGCACGCGGCTTCGAGCTGACCACCGCGCCCGGAGCCATCCAGGCGATCGAGATCGCGATCGACGCCCTCGACATCGGTTCCGTCCGCCCGTTCTGGAAAGCCGTCACCGGCTATATCGACGAACCCGGCAACAGCGACCTCAACGCGGGACTCGTCGACCCGTTCGGCCGTGGCCCGGCGATCTGGTTTCAGCAGATGGATTCCCCGCGGCCGGGACAATTGGACGCTTCGCATCCGCCACGCAACCGAGTCCATCTCGACATCGACGTCACCCACGAGGCGGCGCCGGGCCGGGTCGACGCGGCCCTGGCGGCCGGCGGCACGTTGGTCAGCGATCGCGTCGCGCCACGCTTCTGGGTACTGGCCGACGCGGAGGGCAACGAGGCCTGCATCTGTACCTGGCAGGGCCGCGACTGA
- a CDS encoding proline--tRNA ligase has protein sequence MITRMSELFLRTLRDDPADAEVPSHKLLIRAGYVRPVGPGIYSWLPLGLRVLRRIENIVREEMNAIGGQEILLPALLPRGAYETTNRWTEYGDTLFRLQDRRGNDYLLGPTHEEIFTLTVKGEYSSYKDFPVILYQVQIKYRDEARPRAGILRGREFVMKDSYSFDVDDDGLKNAYHAHREAYQKIFGRLGVRYVIVSAVSGAMGGSASEEFLAESDIGEDTFVRCLDSGYAANVEAVITRAPAPLPIEGQPAAAVHDTPDTPTIATLVDWANSADLEQFSGRKVTAADTLKNVLLKTREPGGDWELLAVGVPGDREVDEKRLGAALEPAEFALLDDADFARNPFLVKGYVGPKALLDNGVRYLVDPRVVDGTAWITGADAPNKHVVGLVAGRDFTPDGTIEAAEVRDGDASPDGAGVLTSARGIEIGHIFQLGRKYADAFTADVLGEDGKPVRLTMGSYGIGVSRMVAVIAEQQHDELGLRWPAAVAPFDVHVVVANKDDAARTGATELVAALDRLGHEVLFDDRKASPGVKFKDAELLGMPWIVVVGRGFSEGVVELRNRFTGENREIAVDDAAAEISAALTAG, from the coding sequence GTGATCACCCGTATGTCCGAGCTGTTCCTGCGAACCCTGCGTGACGACCCCGCCGATGCCGAGGTACCCAGCCACAAGCTGCTGATCCGGGCCGGCTATGTCCGTCCGGTCGGCCCCGGTATCTACAGCTGGCTGCCGCTGGGCCTGCGGGTGCTGCGCCGGATCGAGAACATCGTGCGGGAAGAGATGAATGCGATCGGCGGTCAGGAGATCCTGCTGCCCGCGCTGCTGCCGCGTGGCGCGTATGAGACCACCAACCGGTGGACCGAGTACGGCGACACCCTGTTCCGGCTGCAGGACCGGCGCGGCAACGACTATCTGCTCGGGCCGACGCACGAGGAGATCTTCACGCTGACGGTCAAGGGGGAGTACTCCTCCTACAAGGACTTCCCGGTGATCCTGTACCAGGTCCAGATCAAGTACCGCGACGAGGCGCGGCCCCGCGCAGGCATTCTGCGTGGCCGCGAGTTCGTGATGAAGGACTCGTACTCGTTCGACGTGGACGACGACGGTCTCAAAAACGCCTACCACGCCCACCGCGAGGCATACCAGAAGATCTTCGGCCGCCTGGGTGTGCGCTACGTGATCGTGTCGGCGGTCTCGGGCGCGATGGGCGGCAGCGCCTCGGAGGAGTTCCTGGCCGAGAGCGATATCGGTGAGGACACGTTCGTGCGCTGCCTGGACTCCGGGTACGCCGCCAACGTCGAAGCGGTGATCACCCGGGCGCCGGCGCCGCTGCCGATCGAGGGGCAGCCCGCCGCTGCGGTCCACGACACGCCGGACACCCCGACCATCGCGACCCTGGTCGACTGGGCCAACTCGGCTGACCTGGAACAGTTCTCGGGTCGAAAGGTCACCGCTGCCGACACCCTGAAGAACGTCCTGCTCAAGACCCGCGAGCCCGGCGGCGACTGGGAGCTGCTGGCAGTCGGCGTGCCCGGTGACCGTGAGGTCGACGAGAAGCGCCTGGGTGCTGCGCTGGAGCCGGCCGAGTTCGCCCTGCTCGATGATGCCGATTTCGCCAGGAACCCGTTCCTGGTCAAGGGGTACGTCGGACCGAAGGCCTTGCTGGACAACGGAGTTCGCTACCTCGTCGATCCGCGCGTGGTGGACGGCACGGCCTGGATCACCGGTGCCGACGCGCCCAACAAGCACGTGGTCGGCCTGGTCGCCGGCCGCGACTTCACTCCCGACGGCACCATCGAGGCCGCCGAGGTCCGTGACGGCGATGCGTCTCCGGACGGTGCCGGTGTGCTGACCTCGGCGCGCGGGATCGAGATCGGCCACATCTTCCAGTTGGGCCGCAAGTACGCCGATGCCTTCACCGCCGACGTGCTCGGCGAGGACGGCAAGCCGGTGCGGCTCACGATGGGTTCCTACGGCATCGGGGTGTCCCGCATGGTTGCGGTGATCGCCGAGCAGCAGCACGACGAGCTCGGGCTGCGCTGGCCGGCGGCGGTCGCACCGTTCGACGTGCACGTCGTGGTGGCGAACAAGGATGACGCCGCACGGACCGGGGCCACCGAACTCGTCGCGGCGCTCGACCGGCTTGGCCACGAGGTGCTGTTCGACGACCGCAAGGCCTCACCCGGAGTGAAGTTCAAGGACGCCGAGCTGCTGGGCATGCCGTGGATCGTGGTGGTCGGCCGCGGCTTCTCCGAAGGCGTGGTGGAGTTGCGTAACCGGTTCACCGGGGAGAACCGGGAGATCGCCGTCGACGACGCGGCCGCCGAGATCTCGGCTGCACTCACCGCAGGCTGA
- a CDS encoding ferritin-like domain-containing protein, translated as MTSPGPTPPGPRATTSPARPNTAADAALFDAVAVEHGAIYGYGLVSAHSTVEDNALVATAMAEHRARREATMAMLEARSVTPPLPAAGYQLPAPVTDPTDAANLAIRMEEDSSVAWRAVLEQATSADDRSFAVTALTQTAVTAAKWRAIVDAWPVTVAFPGGGE; from the coding sequence GTGACCTCACCAGGACCGACCCCACCGGGACCGCGGGCCACCACCTCGCCCGCCCGGCCGAACACGGCCGCCGATGCCGCGCTGTTCGACGCGGTGGCCGTGGAACACGGGGCCATCTACGGCTACGGGCTGGTGTCGGCCCATTCGACGGTCGAGGACAACGCCTTGGTAGCCACGGCGATGGCCGAGCACCGGGCCCGGCGCGAGGCGACCATGGCCATGCTCGAAGCGCGCTCGGTCACCCCGCCGCTACCCGCCGCCGGGTATCAACTGCCCGCGCCGGTAACCGATCCGACCGACGCCGCCAACCTCGCGATTCGCATGGAGGAAGACTCCTCGGTGGCCTGGCGTGCGGTTCTGGAACAGGCGACCAGCGCCGACGACCGCTCCTTTGCGGTGACCGCGCTGACCCAGACGGCCGTCACGGCCGCCAAGTGGCGCGCGATCGTCGACGCCTGGCCGGTGACGGTCGCATTCCCCGGCGGCGGCGAATAA
- the rimP gene encoding ribosome maturation factor RimP yields MAPDPKLRSADLPSQTQVIELLDGEFARAGYEIDDVVIDASTRPPRITVIADGDEGLNLDSLAALSRSASELLDQLSQGDTPYVLDVTSPGVDRPLTKAKHFRRARGRKAELTLTDGSVFTGRVGETDGTVLKVVVPEGRDLAIREIALVDIAKAIVQVEFSPPNRRELELSGETGKGAGE; encoded by the coding sequence GTGGCACCGGATCCAAAGTTGCGGTCTGCGGATTTGCCGTCGCAGACGCAGGTGATCGAGCTACTTGACGGCGAGTTCGCGCGCGCCGGATACGAAATCGACGATGTCGTCATCGACGCGTCGACTCGTCCGCCCCGCATCACCGTGATCGCCGATGGCGACGAGGGTCTCAATCTCGATTCCCTGGCAGCGCTGTCGCGGAGTGCATCTGAATTGCTCGACCAACTCTCGCAGGGCGACACGCCGTATGTGCTCGACGTCACCTCACCGGGTGTGGACCGTCCGCTGACCAAGGCCAAGCATTTCCGCCGCGCTCGCGGGCGTAAGGCCGAGCTCACGCTGACCGACGGTTCGGTGTTCACCGGAAGGGTGGGGGAAACCGACGGCACCGTACTGAAAGTCGTGGTGCCGGAAGGCCGCGATCTGGCCATCCGTGAGATCGCTCTTGTTGATATCGCCAAAGCTATTGTCCAAGTGGAGTTTTCACCTCCGAACCGACGTGAATTAGAACTGTCGGGCGAAACCGGGAAGGGGGCCGGCGAATGA